A genomic segment from Equus przewalskii isolate Varuska chromosome X, EquPr2, whole genome shotgun sequence encodes:
- the STARD8 gene encoding stAR-related lipid transfer protein 8 isoform X3 produces MPLLDVFWACFRKVKCFPLLQGRKNAEAEARKACEWLRATGFPQYAQLFEEGSFPLDIGSVKKDHSFLDEDSLGALRRRLMTLNNCASMKLEVHFQCKQNEDSEEEEQCTISNHWAFQQESKCWSRVDSSDLLAPPSHGLPVTSSCESILTEFSATSLPAITVSLAPEPAALPSLSRAPSPSDRPLLSPTRGQKSPQDKAKKHRSRSFLKHLESLRRKEKGGSRQAEPEGSPATPKKASKASSFRSRRGFLSTGFYRVKNQPATSASGAGAETQRAWEAWPVATFWHPQRVHRGDCLVHVPRDHKPGTFPRSLSIESLCPEDGQRLADWQPGRRWGYEGRRGSCGSTGSHASTYDNMPELYPAEPVLAGADAEDEEVGGSYAHLDDILQHVWGLQQRVELWSQAMYPDLGPGDKEEEEEDEEEEEAASSVEIATIEVEGQAEALAQVEALAHRESSAPPQADDQPGVPAQAPAQAPAEAESLAQAEAEALGPAQGNEQEANSSREPTSVSSLSAEEGHSISDTVASSSELDCSGNSMNEAEASGSPAGLQASAPRERRDSGVGASLTRPCRKLRWHSFQNSHRPSLNSESLEINRQFAGQIHLLHKGSLLRLTAFMEKYTVPHKQGWVWSVPKFMKRNKTPDYRGQHVFGVPPLIHVQRTGQPLPQSIQQAMRYLRSQCLDQVGIFRKSGVKSRIQNLRQMNETSPDNVCYEGQSAYDVADLLKQYFRDLPEPIFTSKLTTTFLQIYQLLPKDQWLAAAQAATLLLPDENREVLQTLLYFLSDIASAEENQMTAGNLAVCLAPSIFHLNISKKDSPSPRIKSKRSLVGRPGPRDLTENMAATQGLSHMISDCKKLFQVPQDMVLQLCGSYSAAELSPPGPALAELRQARAAGMSLSLYMEESVQELLRDAAERFKGWVSVPGPQHTELACRKAPDGHPLRVWKASTEVAAPPAVVLHRVLRERALWDEDLLRAQVLEALMPGVELYHYVTDSMAPHPCRDFVVLRMWRSDLPRGGCLLVSQSLDPEQPVPESGVRALMLTSQYLMEPCGLGRSRLTHICRADLRGRSPDWYNKVFGHLCAMEVAKIRDSFPTLQAAGPETKL; encoded by the exons AAGCTGAGGCCAGAAAAGCATGCGAGTGGCTCCGAGCGACAGGATTCCCTCAGTATGCTCAGCTTTTTGAAG AAGGTTCGTTTCCCCTGGATATTGGCTCTGTGAAGAAGGACCACAGTTTTCTGGACGAAGACTCTTTGGGGGCCCTGCGCAG GAGGCTGATGACCTTGAACAATTGTGCCTCGATGAAACTGGAGGTTCATTTTCAATGCAAGCAG AATGAAgactcagaggaggaagagcagtgTACCATCAGCAACCACTGGGCCTTCCAGCAAGAAAGTAAATGCTGGTCTCGTGTGGACTCCTCTGACCTGCTGGCCCCACCAAGCCATGGCCTGCCAGTGACCTCCAGCTGTGAGAGCATCCTCACTGAGTTTAGCGCCACCTCCCTGCCAGCCATCACCGTGAGCCTAGCGCCTGAGCCAGCGGCTCTGCCCTCCCTAAGCCGTGCACCCAGCCCGAGTGACCGACCCCTCCTCAGCCCTACCCGGGGCCAAAAGAGTCCCCAGGACAAAGCCAAGAAGCACCGTTCTCGAAGCTTCCTCAAGCACCTTGAGTCTCTGAGGCGGAAGGAAAAGGGTGGCAGCCGGCAAGCAGAGCCTGAGGGTAGCCCAGCCACCCCCAAGAAGGCCTCAAAAGCCTCCTCTTTCCGTAGTCGCCGTGGCTTCCTCTCTACTGGATTCTACAGGGTCAAGAACCAGCCAGCCACCTCAGCCAGTGGTGCTGGTGCTGAGACTCAGAGGGCCTGGGAGGCCTGGCCTGTGGCCACGTTCTGGCATCCTCAGCGGGTACACCGGGGTGACTGCCTGGTGCATGTCCCCAGGGACCACAAACCAGGCACATTCCCTCGCTCCCTGTCCATTGAGAGCCTGTGTCCTGAGGATGGACAACGCTTGGCAGATTGGCAGCCAGGTAGGCGCTGGGGCTATGAAGGGCGCCGGGGCTCCTGTGGCTCCACGGGCAGCCATGCCAGCACCTATGACAATATGCCTGAGTTGTACCCAGCTGAACCTGTACTGGCTGGGGCTGACGCCGAAGATGAGGAGGTTGGGGGCAGCTATGCCCACCTAGACGACATCCTCCAGCATGTGTGGGGCCTGCAGCAACGGGTAGAGCTTTGGTCTCAGGCCATGTACCCAGATCTGGGGCCTGGAgataaggaagaggaagaagaggatgaagaagaggaggaggccgCTTCATCAGTAGAAATAGCCACAATCGAGGTTGAAGGCCAGGCTGAGGCTCTGGCCCAGGTCGAGGCTCTGGCCCACAGAGAGTCCTCAGCCCCGCCCCAGGCTGATGACCAGCCAGGAGTCCCAGCTCAGGCTCCGGCTCAGGCCCCAGCTGAGGCTGAGTCCCTggcacaggcagaggcagaggccctgggcccagcccagggTAATGAGCAGGAGGCGAATTCAAGCAGGGAACCCACCTCTGTCTCCAGCCTGTCTGCGGAAGAAGGACACTCCATTTCTGACACTGTGGCCTCCTCCAGCGAACTGGACTGTAGCGGGAACTCCATGAACGAGGCTGAGGCCTCAGGGTCCCCGGCTGGACTCCAGGCATCAGCGCCCCGTGAACGACGAGATTCAGGCGTTGGGGCCTCACTTACCAGACCCTGCAG GAAGCTCCGGTGGCACAGCTTCCAGAACTCCCACCGGCCCAGCCTCAACTCAGAGTCGCTGGAGATCAACCGGCAATTTGCTGGCCAGATCCACCTCCTGCACAAGGGCTCGCTGCTGCGGCTCACTGCCTTCATGGAGAAGTACACTGTGCCTCACAAACAGGGCTGGGTCTG GTCAGTGCCCAAGTTCATGAAAAGGAATAAGACCCCAGACTACAGGGGCCAGCACGTGTTTGGGGTGCCACCTCTCATCCACGTGCAGCGCACAGGCCAGCCACTGCCGCAGAGCATTCAGCAAGCCATGCGCTACTTGCGCAGCCAGTGCTTGGACCAG GTGGGTATCTTCCGCAAGTCTGGGGTGAAGTCTAGGATCCAGAACCTGCGCCAAATGAATGAGACCTCCCCCGACAATGTCTGCTATGAGGGCCAGTCGGCCTACGATGTGGCTGACCTGCTGAAGCAGTATTTCCGGGACCTGCCTGAGCCTATCTTCACCAGCAAACTCACCACCACTTTCCTGCAGATCTACCAGC TCCTCCCCAAGGATCAATGGCTGGCAGCAGCACAAGCCGCCACCTTGCTGCTCCCTGACGAGAACCGAGAGGTGCTGCAGACTCTGCTCTATTTCCTAAGTGACATTGCCTCTGCTGAGGAAAACCAGATGACAGCCGGCAACCTGGCAGTGTGCCTGGCACCCTCCATCTTCCACCTCAACATCTCCAAGAAGGATAGCCCCTCACCCAG GATCAAGAGCAAACGCAGCCTGGTTGGCCGGCCAGGCCCAAGGGACCTAACTGAGAACATGGCTGCCACCCAGGGCCTATCACACATGATCAGTGACTGCAAGAAACTTTTCCAG GTGCCCCAGGACATGGTGCTGCAACTGTGTGGCTCCTACAGCGCAGCCGAGCTCAGCCCTCCGGGCCCAGCCCTAGCTGAGCTGCGGCAGGCCCGAGCTGCTGGCATGAGCCTGAGCCTCTACATGGAAGAGAGCGTCCAGGAGCTGCTGCGCGATGCTGCTGAGCGCTTCAAGGGCTGGGTGAGCGTGCCGGGGCCCCAGCACACAGAGCTGGCCTGCAGGAAG GCACCTGACGGGCACCCCTTGCGTGTGTGGAAGGCATCCACAGAGGTGGCGGCCCCTCCAGCTGTGGTGCTACACCGTGTTCTGCGGGAGCGAGCCCTCTGGGATGAGGATCTGCTGCGGGCCCAGGTGCTGGAAGCCTTGATGCCGGGTGTGGAGCTGTACCACTATGTCACCGACAGCATGGCACCCCATCCCTGCCGTGACTTCGTGGTACTTCG GATGTGGCGCTCTGACCTGCCCCGTGGGGGTTGCTTGCTTGTCTCTCAGTCCCTGGATCCTGAGCAACCTGTGCCAGAGTCAGGGGTGCGGGCCCTGATGCTCACTTCCCAGTACCTCATGGAGCCTTGTGGCCTGGGCCGCTCCCGGCTCACTCACATCTGCCGTGCAGACCTCAG GGGCCGCTCTCCTGACTGGTACAACAAAGTCTTTGGGCACTTGTGTGCCATGGAAGTGGCAAAGATCCGGGACTCCTTCCCCACCCTGCAAGCAGCTGGTCCTGAGACAAAGTTGTGA
- the STARD8 gene encoding stAR-related lipid transfer protein 8 isoform X2, with the protein MTLNNCASMKLEVHFQCKQNEDSEEEEQCTISNHWAFQQESKCWSRVDSSDLLAPPSHGLPVTSSCESILTEFSATSLPAITVSLAPEPAALPSLSRAPSPSDRPLLSPTRGQKSPQDKAKKHRSRSFLKHLESLRRKEKGGSRQAEPEGSPATPKKASKASSFRSRRGFLSTGFYRVKNQPATSASGAGAETQRAWEAWPVATFWHPQRVHRGDCLVHVPRDHKPGTFPRSLSIESLCPEDGQRLADWQPGRRWGYEGRRGSCGSTGSHASTYDNMPELYPAEPVLAGADAEDEEVGGSYAHLDDILQHVWGLQQRVELWSQAMYPDLGPGDKEEEEEDEEEEEAASSVEIATIEVEGQAEALAQVEALAHRESSAPPQADDQPGVPAQAPAQAPAEAESLAQAEAEALGPAQGNEQEANSSREPTSVSSLSAEEGHSISDTVASSSELDCSGNSMNEAEASGSPAGLQASAPRERRDSGVGASLTRPCRKLRWHSFQNSHRPSLNSESLEINRQFAGQIHLLHKGSLLRLTAFMEKYTVPHKQGWVWSVPKFMKRNKTPDYRGQHVFGVPPLIHVQRTGQPLPQSIQQAMRYLRSQCLDQVGIFRKSGVKSRIQNLRQMNETSPDNVCYEGQSAYDVADLLKQYFRDLPEPIFTSKLTTTFLQIYQLLPKDQWLAAAQAATLLLPDENREVLQTLLYFLSDIASAEENQMTAGNLAVCLAPSIFHLNISKKDSPSPRIKSKRSLVGRPGPRDLTENMAATQGLSHMISDCKKLFQVPQDMVLQLCGSYSAAELSPPGPALAELRQARAAGMSLSLYMEESVQELLRDAAERFKGWVSVPGPQHTELACRKAPDGHPLRVWKASTEVAAPPAVVLHRVLRERALWDEDLLRAQVLEALMPGVELYHYVTDSMAPHPCRDFVVLRMWRSDLPRGGCLLVSQSLDPEQPVPESGVRALMLTSQYLMEPCGLGRSRLTHICRADLRGRSPDWYNKVFGHLCAMEVAKIRDSFPTLQAAGPETKL; encoded by the exons ATGACCTTGAACAATTGTGCCTCGATGAAACTGGAGGTTCATTTTCAATGCAAGCAG AATGAAgactcagaggaggaagagcagtgTACCATCAGCAACCACTGGGCCTTCCAGCAAGAAAGTAAATGCTGGTCTCGTGTGGACTCCTCTGACCTGCTGGCCCCACCAAGCCATGGCCTGCCAGTGACCTCCAGCTGTGAGAGCATCCTCACTGAGTTTAGCGCCACCTCCCTGCCAGCCATCACCGTGAGCCTAGCGCCTGAGCCAGCGGCTCTGCCCTCCCTAAGCCGTGCACCCAGCCCGAGTGACCGACCCCTCCTCAGCCCTACCCGGGGCCAAAAGAGTCCCCAGGACAAAGCCAAGAAGCACCGTTCTCGAAGCTTCCTCAAGCACCTTGAGTCTCTGAGGCGGAAGGAAAAGGGTGGCAGCCGGCAAGCAGAGCCTGAGGGTAGCCCAGCCACCCCCAAGAAGGCCTCAAAAGCCTCCTCTTTCCGTAGTCGCCGTGGCTTCCTCTCTACTGGATTCTACAGGGTCAAGAACCAGCCAGCCACCTCAGCCAGTGGTGCTGGTGCTGAGACTCAGAGGGCCTGGGAGGCCTGGCCTGTGGCCACGTTCTGGCATCCTCAGCGGGTACACCGGGGTGACTGCCTGGTGCATGTCCCCAGGGACCACAAACCAGGCACATTCCCTCGCTCCCTGTCCATTGAGAGCCTGTGTCCTGAGGATGGACAACGCTTGGCAGATTGGCAGCCAGGTAGGCGCTGGGGCTATGAAGGGCGCCGGGGCTCCTGTGGCTCCACGGGCAGCCATGCCAGCACCTATGACAATATGCCTGAGTTGTACCCAGCTGAACCTGTACTGGCTGGGGCTGACGCCGAAGATGAGGAGGTTGGGGGCAGCTATGCCCACCTAGACGACATCCTCCAGCATGTGTGGGGCCTGCAGCAACGGGTAGAGCTTTGGTCTCAGGCCATGTACCCAGATCTGGGGCCTGGAgataaggaagaggaagaagaggatgaagaagaggaggaggccgCTTCATCAGTAGAAATAGCCACAATCGAGGTTGAAGGCCAGGCTGAGGCTCTGGCCCAGGTCGAGGCTCTGGCCCACAGAGAGTCCTCAGCCCCGCCCCAGGCTGATGACCAGCCAGGAGTCCCAGCTCAGGCTCCGGCTCAGGCCCCAGCTGAGGCTGAGTCCCTggcacaggcagaggcagaggccctgggcccagcccagggTAATGAGCAGGAGGCGAATTCAAGCAGGGAACCCACCTCTGTCTCCAGCCTGTCTGCGGAAGAAGGACACTCCATTTCTGACACTGTGGCCTCCTCCAGCGAACTGGACTGTAGCGGGAACTCCATGAACGAGGCTGAGGCCTCAGGGTCCCCGGCTGGACTCCAGGCATCAGCGCCCCGTGAACGACGAGATTCAGGCGTTGGGGCCTCACTTACCAGACCCTGCAG GAAGCTCCGGTGGCACAGCTTCCAGAACTCCCACCGGCCCAGCCTCAACTCAGAGTCGCTGGAGATCAACCGGCAATTTGCTGGCCAGATCCACCTCCTGCACAAGGGCTCGCTGCTGCGGCTCACTGCCTTCATGGAGAAGTACACTGTGCCTCACAAACAGGGCTGGGTCTG GTCAGTGCCCAAGTTCATGAAAAGGAATAAGACCCCAGACTACAGGGGCCAGCACGTGTTTGGGGTGCCACCTCTCATCCACGTGCAGCGCACAGGCCAGCCACTGCCGCAGAGCATTCAGCAAGCCATGCGCTACTTGCGCAGCCAGTGCTTGGACCAG GTGGGTATCTTCCGCAAGTCTGGGGTGAAGTCTAGGATCCAGAACCTGCGCCAAATGAATGAGACCTCCCCCGACAATGTCTGCTATGAGGGCCAGTCGGCCTACGATGTGGCTGACCTGCTGAAGCAGTATTTCCGGGACCTGCCTGAGCCTATCTTCACCAGCAAACTCACCACCACTTTCCTGCAGATCTACCAGC TCCTCCCCAAGGATCAATGGCTGGCAGCAGCACAAGCCGCCACCTTGCTGCTCCCTGACGAGAACCGAGAGGTGCTGCAGACTCTGCTCTATTTCCTAAGTGACATTGCCTCTGCTGAGGAAAACCAGATGACAGCCGGCAACCTGGCAGTGTGCCTGGCACCCTCCATCTTCCACCTCAACATCTCCAAGAAGGATAGCCCCTCACCCAG GATCAAGAGCAAACGCAGCCTGGTTGGCCGGCCAGGCCCAAGGGACCTAACTGAGAACATGGCTGCCACCCAGGGCCTATCACACATGATCAGTGACTGCAAGAAACTTTTCCAG GTGCCCCAGGACATGGTGCTGCAACTGTGTGGCTCCTACAGCGCAGCCGAGCTCAGCCCTCCGGGCCCAGCCCTAGCTGAGCTGCGGCAGGCCCGAGCTGCTGGCATGAGCCTGAGCCTCTACATGGAAGAGAGCGTCCAGGAGCTGCTGCGCGATGCTGCTGAGCGCTTCAAGGGCTGGGTGAGCGTGCCGGGGCCCCAGCACACAGAGCTGGCCTGCAGGAAG GCACCTGACGGGCACCCCTTGCGTGTGTGGAAGGCATCCACAGAGGTGGCGGCCCCTCCAGCTGTGGTGCTACACCGTGTTCTGCGGGAGCGAGCCCTCTGGGATGAGGATCTGCTGCGGGCCCAGGTGCTGGAAGCCTTGATGCCGGGTGTGGAGCTGTACCACTATGTCACCGACAGCATGGCACCCCATCCCTGCCGTGACTTCGTGGTACTTCG GATGTGGCGCTCTGACCTGCCCCGTGGGGGTTGCTTGCTTGTCTCTCAGTCCCTGGATCCTGAGCAACCTGTGCCAGAGTCAGGGGTGCGGGCCCTGATGCTCACTTCCCAGTACCTCATGGAGCCTTGTGGCCTGGGCCGCTCCCGGCTCACTCACATCTGCCGTGCAGACCTCAG GGGCCGCTCTCCTGACTGGTACAACAAAGTCTTTGGGCACTTGTGTGCCATGGAAGTGGCAAAGATCCGGGACTCCTTCCCCACCCTGCAAGCAGCTGGTCCTGAGACAAAGTTGTGA
- the STARD8 gene encoding stAR-related lipid transfer protein 8 isoform X1, which yields MRPPEAEARKACEWLRATGFPQYAQLFEEGSFPLDIGSVKKDHSFLDEDSLGALRRRLMTLNNCASMKLEVHFQCKQNEDSEEEEQCTISNHWAFQQESKCWSRVDSSDLLAPPSHGLPVTSSCESILTEFSATSLPAITVSLAPEPAALPSLSRAPSPSDRPLLSPTRGQKSPQDKAKKHRSRSFLKHLESLRRKEKGGSRQAEPEGSPATPKKASKASSFRSRRGFLSTGFYRVKNQPATSASGAGAETQRAWEAWPVATFWHPQRVHRGDCLVHVPRDHKPGTFPRSLSIESLCPEDGQRLADWQPGRRWGYEGRRGSCGSTGSHASTYDNMPELYPAEPVLAGADAEDEEVGGSYAHLDDILQHVWGLQQRVELWSQAMYPDLGPGDKEEEEEDEEEEEAASSVEIATIEVEGQAEALAQVEALAHRESSAPPQADDQPGVPAQAPAQAPAEAESLAQAEAEALGPAQGNEQEANSSREPTSVSSLSAEEGHSISDTVASSSELDCSGNSMNEAEASGSPAGLQASAPRERRDSGVGASLTRPCRKLRWHSFQNSHRPSLNSESLEINRQFAGQIHLLHKGSLLRLTAFMEKYTVPHKQGWVWSVPKFMKRNKTPDYRGQHVFGVPPLIHVQRTGQPLPQSIQQAMRYLRSQCLDQVGIFRKSGVKSRIQNLRQMNETSPDNVCYEGQSAYDVADLLKQYFRDLPEPIFTSKLTTTFLQIYQLLPKDQWLAAAQAATLLLPDENREVLQTLLYFLSDIASAEENQMTAGNLAVCLAPSIFHLNISKKDSPSPRIKSKRSLVGRPGPRDLTENMAATQGLSHMISDCKKLFQVPQDMVLQLCGSYSAAELSPPGPALAELRQARAAGMSLSLYMEESVQELLRDAAERFKGWVSVPGPQHTELACRKAPDGHPLRVWKASTEVAAPPAVVLHRVLRERALWDEDLLRAQVLEALMPGVELYHYVTDSMAPHPCRDFVVLRMWRSDLPRGGCLLVSQSLDPEQPVPESGVRALMLTSQYLMEPCGLGRSRLTHICRADLRGRSPDWYNKVFGHLCAMEVAKIRDSFPTLQAAGPETKL from the exons AAGCTGAGGCCAGAAAAGCATGCGAGTGGCTCCGAGCGACAGGATTCCCTCAGTATGCTCAGCTTTTTGAAG AAGGTTCGTTTCCCCTGGATATTGGCTCTGTGAAGAAGGACCACAGTTTTCTGGACGAAGACTCTTTGGGGGCCCTGCGCAG GAGGCTGATGACCTTGAACAATTGTGCCTCGATGAAACTGGAGGTTCATTTTCAATGCAAGCAG AATGAAgactcagaggaggaagagcagtgTACCATCAGCAACCACTGGGCCTTCCAGCAAGAAAGTAAATGCTGGTCTCGTGTGGACTCCTCTGACCTGCTGGCCCCACCAAGCCATGGCCTGCCAGTGACCTCCAGCTGTGAGAGCATCCTCACTGAGTTTAGCGCCACCTCCCTGCCAGCCATCACCGTGAGCCTAGCGCCTGAGCCAGCGGCTCTGCCCTCCCTAAGCCGTGCACCCAGCCCGAGTGACCGACCCCTCCTCAGCCCTACCCGGGGCCAAAAGAGTCCCCAGGACAAAGCCAAGAAGCACCGTTCTCGAAGCTTCCTCAAGCACCTTGAGTCTCTGAGGCGGAAGGAAAAGGGTGGCAGCCGGCAAGCAGAGCCTGAGGGTAGCCCAGCCACCCCCAAGAAGGCCTCAAAAGCCTCCTCTTTCCGTAGTCGCCGTGGCTTCCTCTCTACTGGATTCTACAGGGTCAAGAACCAGCCAGCCACCTCAGCCAGTGGTGCTGGTGCTGAGACTCAGAGGGCCTGGGAGGCCTGGCCTGTGGCCACGTTCTGGCATCCTCAGCGGGTACACCGGGGTGACTGCCTGGTGCATGTCCCCAGGGACCACAAACCAGGCACATTCCCTCGCTCCCTGTCCATTGAGAGCCTGTGTCCTGAGGATGGACAACGCTTGGCAGATTGGCAGCCAGGTAGGCGCTGGGGCTATGAAGGGCGCCGGGGCTCCTGTGGCTCCACGGGCAGCCATGCCAGCACCTATGACAATATGCCTGAGTTGTACCCAGCTGAACCTGTACTGGCTGGGGCTGACGCCGAAGATGAGGAGGTTGGGGGCAGCTATGCCCACCTAGACGACATCCTCCAGCATGTGTGGGGCCTGCAGCAACGGGTAGAGCTTTGGTCTCAGGCCATGTACCCAGATCTGGGGCCTGGAgataaggaagaggaagaagaggatgaagaagaggaggaggccgCTTCATCAGTAGAAATAGCCACAATCGAGGTTGAAGGCCAGGCTGAGGCTCTGGCCCAGGTCGAGGCTCTGGCCCACAGAGAGTCCTCAGCCCCGCCCCAGGCTGATGACCAGCCAGGAGTCCCAGCTCAGGCTCCGGCTCAGGCCCCAGCTGAGGCTGAGTCCCTggcacaggcagaggcagaggccctgggcccagcccagggTAATGAGCAGGAGGCGAATTCAAGCAGGGAACCCACCTCTGTCTCCAGCCTGTCTGCGGAAGAAGGACACTCCATTTCTGACACTGTGGCCTCCTCCAGCGAACTGGACTGTAGCGGGAACTCCATGAACGAGGCTGAGGCCTCAGGGTCCCCGGCTGGACTCCAGGCATCAGCGCCCCGTGAACGACGAGATTCAGGCGTTGGGGCCTCACTTACCAGACCCTGCAG GAAGCTCCGGTGGCACAGCTTCCAGAACTCCCACCGGCCCAGCCTCAACTCAGAGTCGCTGGAGATCAACCGGCAATTTGCTGGCCAGATCCACCTCCTGCACAAGGGCTCGCTGCTGCGGCTCACTGCCTTCATGGAGAAGTACACTGTGCCTCACAAACAGGGCTGGGTCTG GTCAGTGCCCAAGTTCATGAAAAGGAATAAGACCCCAGACTACAGGGGCCAGCACGTGTTTGGGGTGCCACCTCTCATCCACGTGCAGCGCACAGGCCAGCCACTGCCGCAGAGCATTCAGCAAGCCATGCGCTACTTGCGCAGCCAGTGCTTGGACCAG GTGGGTATCTTCCGCAAGTCTGGGGTGAAGTCTAGGATCCAGAACCTGCGCCAAATGAATGAGACCTCCCCCGACAATGTCTGCTATGAGGGCCAGTCGGCCTACGATGTGGCTGACCTGCTGAAGCAGTATTTCCGGGACCTGCCTGAGCCTATCTTCACCAGCAAACTCACCACCACTTTCCTGCAGATCTACCAGC TCCTCCCCAAGGATCAATGGCTGGCAGCAGCACAAGCCGCCACCTTGCTGCTCCCTGACGAGAACCGAGAGGTGCTGCAGACTCTGCTCTATTTCCTAAGTGACATTGCCTCTGCTGAGGAAAACCAGATGACAGCCGGCAACCTGGCAGTGTGCCTGGCACCCTCCATCTTCCACCTCAACATCTCCAAGAAGGATAGCCCCTCACCCAG GATCAAGAGCAAACGCAGCCTGGTTGGCCGGCCAGGCCCAAGGGACCTAACTGAGAACATGGCTGCCACCCAGGGCCTATCACACATGATCAGTGACTGCAAGAAACTTTTCCAG GTGCCCCAGGACATGGTGCTGCAACTGTGTGGCTCCTACAGCGCAGCCGAGCTCAGCCCTCCGGGCCCAGCCCTAGCTGAGCTGCGGCAGGCCCGAGCTGCTGGCATGAGCCTGAGCCTCTACATGGAAGAGAGCGTCCAGGAGCTGCTGCGCGATGCTGCTGAGCGCTTCAAGGGCTGGGTGAGCGTGCCGGGGCCCCAGCACACAGAGCTGGCCTGCAGGAAG GCACCTGACGGGCACCCCTTGCGTGTGTGGAAGGCATCCACAGAGGTGGCGGCCCCTCCAGCTGTGGTGCTACACCGTGTTCTGCGGGAGCGAGCCCTCTGGGATGAGGATCTGCTGCGGGCCCAGGTGCTGGAAGCCTTGATGCCGGGTGTGGAGCTGTACCACTATGTCACCGACAGCATGGCACCCCATCCCTGCCGTGACTTCGTGGTACTTCG GATGTGGCGCTCTGACCTGCCCCGTGGGGGTTGCTTGCTTGTCTCTCAGTCCCTGGATCCTGAGCAACCTGTGCCAGAGTCAGGGGTGCGGGCCCTGATGCTCACTTCCCAGTACCTCATGGAGCCTTGTGGCCTGGGCCGCTCCCGGCTCACTCACATCTGCCGTGCAGACCTCAG GGGCCGCTCTCCTGACTGGTACAACAAAGTCTTTGGGCACTTGTGTGCCATGGAAGTGGCAAAGATCCGGGACTCCTTCCCCACCCTGCAAGCAGCTGGTCCTGAGACAAAGTTGTGA